The sequence below is a genomic window from Phoenix dactylifera cultivar Barhee BC4 chromosome 8, palm_55x_up_171113_PBpolish2nd_filt_p, whole genome shotgun sequence.
CTCCAAAAGCTAAGTAGGGGCCTAAATATCCCTAGCAATCCCAGATCCTCCAATAGTCTGAGCTTGAGTGAACTCATTTGCATGAAGAAGCGCCCTATCAGCCATAGCCCTCGGACTCCACCTCTGTCactcaaaaattttggcatttcTATACAACCAAATGTGATAAGAAACATAAGAAGTGTTGACTTCGTTAGCACCAATGACATATTTACTAATGGATCTCTTTAGGTGAGCGAGAAAAGTTGCAATCAGGGTCAAAAACTGTAAGAACTCCAATTGTCTCCAGCCAGCTGCCACACCTGAACTGCTCTCAAACAACGATACAACACATGCTGAATAGACTTCCCTACATCCCGGCATCCATCACAGGTAGGGTGGAGCCTCACACCCTGTCTGCTCGAAACTTCTTGGTTGGGAGGCAGCCCCGCACCACCTTCCAAAGAAATAAAGCAACCCAAGGGTGAACACGGAGCCTCTAAAGCCATCCACCATCCATCGATCGAGATGCCTTAACTCTGTACAACTCTCCAAGGTCACTAGCTCTCACCTTGGATCTGCACGTCGGACTCCAAGTCCATCTTAGTTGGTTCTTGAATTCAGCAATAGTGTTGGAGTTGCAGGGCATTACACTTACTATGAAATATGAATTGTGTTATACCATGCTCATACAATTTTTGGTCCATGAGAAAATAATTCATCTCCAACGAATTGCATTAGATCATGCCTACGAGGCTTTCATCTCAGCCAATATACATATTTTGAGTTCTAATTGTATGGGCAGTACATCGAAATAATTGTCAATAGTAGGCATTAGCTGTTATGATATATGCAAAATATCATCTCTCATTATTTCCGCCAACATACGTTGATATCCCTAATTACCGGTAAACACGTTATCAGCGTGTCATTCAACATTTTTCGATTCCTCATTTTACCATCTTATGCGAGATCTTTTAAAGAACGATCAATTAATAAAATGTATCAGATGCTCGGTGTTTTATATCATGCAACTTCCATAATGTATATTTGTATACCTCCGTCTGTGATTGGCCAATGCACACTGCGTCAGACCATCAAATGGTCCATCAGAGTGGGATATAAACCTGGTCCGCGACAAAAGAAACTTCTTGAGATAAATGATAGCATTTGAGGGATCATACGATGTCCATTTACAAAAGTGACGATCGACCCGAAGCACTACTTTCTTATTTTCCCTGCCATTGTGTCTCACTCGTTTGGCATGGCTTTAATGAGTTCCAACTCCttcttatgtatatatatacaagaACATCAAACACCTTTCTCTCCCATATCAGGAAAACTCTGCGTTCAATTCAAACCATGGCTGAGAAAGAGGGAGGCATTGTCAAGAAGGGCCACGAGGAGGGCATTGAGCTggccctctccctcctccaaGAGTTCGGCCTCCCGCTGGCCCTCCTCCCTCTCGCGGACGTGGTCGAGGTGGGCTTCGTGAGGAGCACCGGCTACATGTGGATCGTCCAGAAGAAGGAGGTGGAGCACAGCTTCAAGCTGGCGAGCAAGCTCGTGAGTTACGACACCGAGATAAATGGCTACGTCGAGAAGCACCGCATCAAGAAGCTCAAGGGGGTGAAGGCCAAGGAGCTCCTGCTCTGGCCTCCTGTCAGTGAGATCACCGTCGACGACCCACCCACCGGGAAGATCCACTTCAAGAGCTTTGCTGGGGTCACCAAGACCTTCCCGGTTGAGGCCTTCGCCGCCGGGCAGTAGGGACGTACGTACTCTTGGCATTCAATGAGTGATGGAGCGTGGTCGATTATATGTTTATCTGCTTGGTTTGCTACTGTTGTTTGGCTTGCTTTCGTCCTagtttatataatatttaagtTGTGTAGTTGCTCTAAAAGAAATGATGTACGCCTTTGTTGACGATGGCATTGTGGTTTTGTGCCGTGGATGGTTTTGGCCGGCTTGGCTTTCTTATGGCGCTAGTCTAGTCTTCAATTTGCTTTTCCAACAAGCAAGAACTATACTTGTTATTATTATGATCTTGTGACTGATGGTTTGTGAATCATCCTTGTTCTCTTTCCTTGCTGAAAAGAATTAAGTTGGGGAGATTTGGCGTTTCTTTAAGTTTGACTCTTTGTACAAGAAACACTAAAGAAAGCATATTAAAGAATCATTCTTCACAGGGAAAACAAAAAGAATCTAAAGATGCCTCAGAACAAATATTTGGGAAAGCATCTCCCAGGGTTTAAGCCTATGACCTCCTCCTAATAGAATTGAAACTGCCATGATACAGCCCAATCTGCTGGCGACTGCTGCTCGCATAAACAATTGCTCTTAAGTACAGGGAATTTCATGGAGCTTTCGTAAATCAGATATAAATGGGATAAATTTTGCAGTCTAATATAACAGCCATGCATGATCGCACAAATGCATATGATGATGCGCATACAATCCTCCCAAGTCTGCTTGACTGCTGGATGCAAAATTAAACACACCCACAAATGCAAACCTTGTAGGACAGCGATACACCCAAGTTCCACAAATATTGAAAGCGAAGTCTATACTAAACCAAGACAATTTGGTAAAATTAGAGCAATCAGTTCATGCGATCCACATACAGGActattaattagatttgatgttCCAGGTGAAAATTTAAGGTTGCTGGTCATAATTAACATGATTTAGCTAGAGAGTGATTCCTTAACCAACAGAATTTTGGCTGCCTTTATCACCGTTATGTTGCATATGTGCCACTCGGTCAAATAGCTCTAGACGTTTCCGTGTCGCATGCATTTGGGTCACTCAATTTGCCTTCTAATTGGCCGACTAGTTGAGGATCTAATACCTGCGATAATTCTGCTGTAAGGACaataatcttttattaactATTATTCGATAAAATTAGCTATATTTTTTTACTAAATGCTATTTTAATATTCAGTCAAATATCAAAtatttccaaaaaaataaatatgcatcaTTAGATGAAAAAACTTAAATTTATATCACTAAAATAATAACAGATGAGATAGATATACCATATCAATGAGTCTTTCATCTTATGAGAATTAAAATTTTCTGTGCAAAAAATCATTCTAATGTTTAGTTATATTGCTCGAAGCTATTTTGATATTTATAATCACAGTTTGTATTAATATGGCTCGATGCCAATCTGCTTGTTTTCTTCCTATATTAATGTAACAATTTAGAATCTCATACAAAATAGCTAGTCGAAAAGTATTAATTACATTTTTTTGATTCGGTATAAGTATTTAAGATCTATTCAGTGAATAATTAATGTGGAATTAAACATATGTTCGTACgagtttttatattttaaataaactATCGAGTATAAGATTTCTAAGAAAGGGACGGTATCATTGGCACGAAGCATGCTGTGCAGGATATAATTATTTCTGGCGCGGCCATCATTTTTAGCAAGCGTTGTGTCCCGGCGATGATAAACCTATTTCTTGCGAGCGAGAGAAAAACATGACAATGATTGAGAGGGAGCAGACGAAAAGAAGAGCGTGACGTGCTTCTACCAGAGGGAAGTACAGGAGTGAATTGATGATAGGTGGATGATGACATTGCAAGCTGTGAACACCTGTTCTCGCCCGTCTCTTCTGTCCCCATTCTTCGAGATCTGGGAACATATATTAtattggccttctcttcctcgcatcatccttcaaatcgttGAATTCGATTGCCACTACTGGTCGGAACTCGTCCTTCGGCTTGGGTCCGCGTTGACTGTATGGGCTGTAACCCATTCAACGGTGCATGCCATTAGCAGGACAAACAGGAACTAAATGATAAGGACCACACTTTTTTCACTAAAACTGTTCAATTGGCTAGCTCACCGTACCTATTACCTCGTCTAAATCTCGATCGAAATAGAGACTTTGCTGTCTCACTGGGGCTGCTTCTCTTACTTTTTCCGTGGTTGTTTATGGAAGAAAATGACTATAATTAGAGCTTCTCGGGCATGTTCATTCACCATTAAGGGTGCTTGCCCAATGAAGTTTCAATTGATCCAAGATGGCTTTGGCTTCGAAGCTCCCTCTTTAGATGTCGGTGAGCTTTTCCAAAAAAGCATTTTTAGGCCTCGTCGAAAAGTTGTTTtaagttataattttttttcttttttgaccaaaatacccatgtTAAAACATAATAAttacagaaaataataatattaatatataatgataataattataatattttacacctttattactatattatactataaatataatattatactacattatatcataatatattgatatattatgttatataatatcaaattatgatatattattatgctatagtatacaatattatattactacgttataataatattatattatattagagtaatattatactatattatatattaatatatattatattttattatattctattgtataatactatacaaTGTTCTTTATGATGATTTTGTCATACTAAaaatttctcagtttgtttaccaaatacatgttaaaatcttacaacactttagaaatgtagctaCCAAACAGTAAATaacttttttataaaagctctaattTAAAAAGCTCTAATTCAAAAAGTtctacttctgaaagttttaCTACCAATAGCTCTACCAAATGGGACCCTAGTATTAAACCTTAACGCTTTTCACTTTTGATCCtgcaaagaataaaaaaaaaaaaaaaagagaaaaatctacCATGTGCAGAAAATATGATACgtatcaagtaagaaaaaacaaaaaccaaagGGAGGCTAAGGTTGCACTGTGGCCATTATCTCATTTTTTAGAGAGAGAtagagtgagtgagagagagaaagatgccTACAAAGCAAACAGTATGAAGTTAGTGATCGGTCATGGATGATGATTGAGGATGATCATGGACTCTATGCATCTAGATTCTAGATGATAAGCTAGCTTCTATTGTGTCAAGTTGGGGTTGGTTGGCACAAATGTGGCACTTGTGACAAGCGAAGAAACGGCCAGAGGTCTTCTTAGTGTTGTTTGCATTGCGTATACTAGGTTCACTGAATATTCGTTGTGCTTGCAGAAATCTGGAAGCCTCAAAGTTTAAGCTATTTTCTTTGAAGATCCCGCATCATATCTTAGTGGAGCCTACACAACTAGGAAAAGGTTGTCCTGGTTCACAAGCCCCCAGCTCCTGAATTGCATGGATAAGCGTATTTAATTCAATACAGTAaactttcctctttcttctttgaatCATCAATGCgtcgtcttcttttttttttcttctggtaCTTGAATACGTTATCTTCTTTGTCAGGCATTCCCTCTCGCAACTAATATGCAAAAAGTTTGGTATATAACCGAGTGTTTATTAACTCCTACAATTAGCATATAAACGAGTGCCCATTTAATTGGTATTACCTCTTGTCCCTTGGGTAAGAGAATGGAGGTTAGCCTCCAAGTTGCATTGGCAATCCCTTGTGGGTGTCAATAGAAAGTGGAATTAATCCCTCCTAggctgtataaaaaaaaaaaaaaatgtttgtcACGAACCATAGAATTAACAGCGCAAAATTAGAGATTCTATCAAGGGAACAATTGCACGGGATCGGGAGAACGATTAGTTCTACCAACAAGGtcacttctattttaattaagCACTTTAATAATCTTATATTGCAAGCATATTAGCTTCTATAATTAGTGATCAATGATCATTGTGAAATGATGGTGACCTCAGTCGCCATTTTGTTTATAAATAATTAGTGATCATTGGATCCTATAATTCAAGACCACCTTAATAATAATATACAGCAGCAAAGTATTTTGCTATCAGATATAACAGCACaggatagctttttttttttcttctaataatCCCAAGCAACACCGGGTTAAATAGCTAACTCCAAACTTATTGCCCTACTTGTCAAGAAAGAAGCATGCCCAAAGGGAAGAGAGGACAGGACATGCATGTATCTATGTGCCCCACTCAAAGAAGACAGAGTTAAGCCACAGTATTAAGGGGTTGGATTTGTTCTCATATGTATAAAGCCATCTTGGACAAGGGCTCCTAATAGTTAATTCCTCAGGAGGTCTGACCCCACGCTAGGGCCAGGGGGACCATCCTCACAGCAATGCATCTCTCCATTAGTAACATCCCCCACAGACCTCCTGTTCTGACTCTAGCTCCTGTCACTTGCCAAGGGTCATACTTTCAACAGATACAAGATAAGCATAAAATGGAGGAAAGGGAGATAGGGATTGAGAAGTAAAGGAAGATCTCGTTTCCGAAGCAATGAATCCCTCTGCTGAAGGCACTGAACTCTGACCCCAGCAACTTCACAATTTAAGACCAAGCAGGCTCTTAGCAATTACTAcagaataaataaatttattccaGATGTCATGGAATTAACCAAACACATTAATTTTTCTCTTCTAACCCCAGATGGATGCCGTAGAAGCACGGGTACCCACCACATAAACAGGACCAGGGACCAAAGTATAATTAAGAGCAGTCCGTGAGTGTTTCTTACCAAAGAAACCGTAGCTCTTCTCAGGAATAACCACCAGCTCAAGGATAATTTGGCAGAAAAACGGATAATGATCATAAATGCTTCCAGAATGATAAGAGACTGATAAAAATTGAACTGAAAGGCaatgatgaaataaaagaagtaattttgtgtttgtattgagaACAACGGTAGCATGTATCAGCACcaacaatctctctctctctctctctctctctctgtctctctctctgtgaCCCAGTATTTGCAGTAGCAGTACCCACCGGACCTACTCGCTTTCCAATGTCTTTCAATGCCTGGCGTGTGGTATTATACAATTTAACACATCTTTaccagctctctctctctccccctctcgaaCGAGCGCGCACACACTGTCCCAGTATTCGCAATAGCAGCAAGCACCACTCACTTCACAATTTCTTCCAATGCTTGGTGTATGGTTCATATAAATTTAACGAAGGGGTGCGTGACAGCAGAAGTACTAGATAAACTGTACACTCGAGCTTGTTAAAGAGAGAATGGTGGGTATATGAAATTTGCAACCAAAGCTACAGGGGAAAATGGGTTGTAATAAGACCATGCGAAAGAATAAATATGGTAGATGAGGaacaaataaaggaaaaacGGCAAATAGAAGGTAGAAAAATGGCTCCTCAGGCTGTGGTTCATACTTTTTGCTCAATAAATTATTATGTGGCTGGCTTGCAATTGGCGCTAGCATTTGTATAATTTGAAGAAGGTGGAGGTGCCATGAAAAACCAAAGAACCAATAACTTGCCTAACTAGAAACCATAGTGCTTCACCGAGTACTCCAACACCTGCTGGCTTGGGCAGATCATCTCTTTTACCCTTGTTCCGTTCTTATAGATCTTGAACGTCGGGACTATTCTCACGTTCTCTGCCCTGGCAACAGCTGGGTTCTCATTCACATCCACCTTAGTACAAACATGCGCGAAATTAACACAGATGAAGTTGAGAAACTATAAGATGTAATCCATGAAAGAAAATGCGAGAGTACCTTGAGAAAATTCAGAGATGGGTATCTGGTGCAAAGGGCATTCACAAACGGGGTGATCTGGCTGCAGTTTTGGTTCAATGAGGCCATGAAATGGACAACAGAAACTCCTGGAAAAGTATCGGTTTAAGGTTACTGTGAGATTAGCATGGTGAATGAGTGCTAGTGTTGGTAAAGATTATATGAGTGGTAAACCAATGTAACTAATATATTTACATAACTTGAAGAAGGAGAACAGGAAAAAGGCAAAAATAAAAGCAATGGGGTCATGATGAATTATTTCTGCCAGCTACAGTGCCCCATTATACTGAAATACAAACAGTGAAAATGATCATTTGGAAGAAATAATATCTTCAAATAAGCATGGAAAGGATAGGTATAGATCATTTAAGAAGTGGGGCTTAATTTTAAATGCATACTGATCACCATCATTGTCAATATAACTTGTGCCTACTATCAGAAAGGAAGACTTGGACAGAAATTATCTGAGATTATGAGCAAAAAGAGATGAAGAGCATGCTATGCTTGATTTGATAGTCttggaaagaaacaaaaaaaaagatgaaataaagCTCACCAGGTAAAGTAATAGCTGCTTGGAATTGTTCAGCACCCGTAATTTCCTCAACCTCACCACCAAATTTCATGTTAGAG
It includes:
- the LOC103702989 gene encoding uncharacterized protein LOC103702989, translating into MAEKEGGIVKKGHEEGIELALSLLQEFGLPLALLPLADVVEVGFVRSTGYMWIVQKKEVEHSFKLASKLVSYDTEINGYVEKHRIKKLKGVKAKELLLWPPVSEITVDDPPTGKIHFKSFAGVTKTFPVEAFAAGQ